One window of the Ammospiza nelsoni isolate bAmmNel1 chromosome 2, bAmmNel1.pri, whole genome shotgun sequence genome contains the following:
- the LOC132087574 gene encoding antigen WC1.1-like — MATEGLLSGPVLWLILLSIQVSLGTDELRLSNGTGPCSGRVEVKHEEQWGTVCDGDWTIRDAEVVCKQLQCGSAVKALNRAPFGQGTGPTWLYRVDCRGNESALWNCSHTGWGSFTCPHFFDIGVICSGFSDMHLTGGDTACSGHLKVKKEETWATVCFSHINFKTASVICNELKCGQAVDALRGTHFGDRHELIWQEEFHCVGNEAHLADCPRSMHHTNTCTHDATVVCSGYGGYRLANGNTTCSGRVELLHGGTWGTLCDYLWDLPAANILCQQLDCGVALLIPSGQSFGEGNGSVWNATFSCQQNGSLLRDCPVRALGQDECPAEKEARVVCSGCPGGRLVNGTTCSGIVEIRHGDTWGRLCHSHWNLQAASVLCHQLNCGYAKSIQMEDGFVDGNGTIWRDAFHCKGTESCLWDCVQVTLGNPTCSAKEAATVTCSGLAESLRLSGGESRCAGRVEISLHGVWTRVLDDNWDIRDAHVVCRQLQCGTAEKAYYLPKSERGTGLIGLRSVQCTGNETQLMLCNTSHYQTVPTGVSEDVGVICSGSRQMRLVNGTNRCAGRVELYHHGIWGTICDDNWDLSDANVVCKQLGCGHAIEAFVSAHYGEGSGQIWLDDVNCTGAESDLWACPSRAWGHHNCQHKEDAGVLCSDFLALRLVNGNDCAGRVEVFYNGTWGSVCSNRMSLLTAATMCKHLGCGDGGGIATDFKYGRGSGPTWLDHIECTEEHSSLWQCQSDPWDPQSCSNRAEETHITCTGGKEATSPAAFAECPNSTSCSDREKLRVMGGEDECSGRVEMWHQGSWGTICDDTWDMADANVVCRQLGCGSAVSALSEAAFGEGTGPIWLEKVHCKGTELSLWDCPAKPLFGKNCDHKEDAAVNCSGVTETTASPTRADRPRRPATGSTRLSVPVILCIILGTLLCLVLAILAGQIRRARAQQRGELSYDPFSEAVYEEIDYNLMREKQGVTFLSGLCSSKPKEQFYRAGSDEENGPGATQEASPLPENALEDDYDDATEAPGPRDASLSEQNIQEIIGIPGESDRNKDSQTDWIPRNRTSEAERSSSPALEDTGYDDIEELGH, encoded by the exons ATGGCAACAGAAGGACTTCTTTCGGGTCCAGTGCTGTGGTTGATTCTCCTCTCCATTCAGGTCTCCCTGG GCACTGATGAATTGAGGCTGTCGAATGGAACTGgcccctgctctgggagagTGGAAGTAAAACATGAGGAGCAGTGGGGGACCGTGTGTGACGGTGACTGGACCATAAGGGATGCTGAGGTTGTCTGTAAGCAACTACAATGTGGATCTGCTGTTAAGGCCCTAAATCGAGCTCCTTTTGGACAAGGAACTGGACCAACGTGGTTGTACCGAGTTGATTGCCGGGGTAATGAATCTGCTCTCTGGAACTGCTCACATACAGGATGGGGTTCTTTTACCTGCCCTCATTTCTTTGATATTGGAGTGATCTGCTCAG gcttCTCTGATATGCATCTGACTGGAGGAGACACTGCCTGCTCAGGACATCTGAAAgtaaagaaagaagaaacttGGGCCACTGTCTGTTTCTCACATATTAATTTCAAAACTGCCTCTGTTATATGTAATGAGTTAAAGTGTGGCCAGGCTGTGGATGCCTTGAGAGGAACTCACTTTGGAGACAGACATGAGCTGATCTGGCAAGAAGAGTTTCACTGTGTAGGGAATGAGGCTCACCTTGCAGACTGTCCCAGGAGCATGCACCATACTAACACATGCACTCATGATGCCACTGTTGTGTGTTCAG GCTACGGTGGGTACAGGCTGGCAAACGGCAACACCACGTGTTCAGGGAGAGTAGAGCTTCTTCACGGAGGCACATGGGGAACCCTGTGTGACTACCTGTGGGATTTACCAGCTGCCAATATCCTCTGCCAGCAGCTAGACTGTGGAGTTGCACTACTGATCCCAAGTGGACAGTCCTTTGGGGAAGGAAATGGATCTGTCTGGAATGCCACATTCAGCTGCCAGCAGAATGGCTCACTCCTGAGAGACTGTCCCGTGCGTGCTCTGGGTCAGGATGAATGCCCTGCTGAAAAAGAGGCTCGTGTGGTATGTTCAG GGTGTCCAGGGGGCAGGCTGGTGAATGGCACCACGTGCTCTGGCATAGTGGAGATCCGCCATGGAGACACCTGGGGAAGACTCTGCCACTCCCACTGGAATTTACAAGCTGCCAGTGTTCTCTGCCATCAGCTGAACTGTGGCTACGCAAAATCAATCCAGATGGAAGATGGTTTTGTGGATGGAAATGGGACTATATGGAGAGATGCTTTTCACTGTAAAGGGACAGAGTCCTGCCTATGGGACTGTGTTCAAGTGACTTTGGGCAATCCAACCTGTTCAGCCAAAGAAGCAGCCACTGTAACTTGCTCAG GTCTTGCTGAATCACTCAGACTCTCAGGGGGTGAGAGCCGCTGTGCTGGGCGAGTTGAGATCTCCCTCCATGGTGTGTGGACCAGAGTGCTGGATGACAACTGGGACATTAGGGATGCCCATGTGGTGTGCAGACAGCTCCAGTGTGGAACTGCTGAGAAAGCCTATTACCTTCCAAAGTCTGAGCGAGGCACGGGTCTCATTGGCCTAAGAAGTGTCCAGTGTACTGGAAACGAGACTCAGCTAATGCTCTGCAACACTTCCCATTATCAGACAGTGCCAACGGGAGTTTCTGAAGATGTTGGTGTGATTTGTTCAG GCAGCAGACAGATGAGGCTGGTGAATGGAACAAACCGCTGTGCCGGGAGAGTAGAGCTTTATCATCATGGCATCTGGGGCACCATCTGTGATGATAACTGGGATCTATCAGATGCCAATGTTGTTTGCAAACAGCTTGGATGTGGGCATGCCATCGAGGCATTTGTATCTGCTCATTATGGTGAAGGGTCAGGGCAGATCTGGCTGGATGATGTGAACTGCACTGGGGCTGAATCTGACCTCTGGGCATGCCCCTCTAGGGCATGGGGCCACCACAACTGCCAACACAAAGAGGATGCTGGAGTCCTGTGCTCAG ATTTCCTGGCTCTGAGGCTGGTGAATGGCAACGACTGTGCCGGGCGTGTAGAGGTTTTCTACAACGGGACGTGGGGGAGCGTTTGTTCCAACCGcatgtccctgctcacagcagcaacCATGTGCAAACACCTGGGCTGCGGAGATGGAGGAGGAATAGCCACGGACTTCAAATATGGCAGAGGGTCTGGGCCCACATGGCTGGACCACATTGAGTGCACTGAGGAGCACAGCTCGCTCTGGCAATGTCAGTCAGACCCCTGGGACCCTCAGTCGTGCAGCAACCGAGCTGAAGAGACCCACATTACTTGCACTG gaggaaaagaggCAACATCTCCAGCTGCATTTGCTGAGTGTCCAAACTCCACAAGTTGTTCAG ACAGGGAGAAGTTACGAGTCATGGGAGGAGAGGATGAATGTTCAGGCAGAGTGGAGATGTGGCACCAAGGTTCCTGGGGAACAATCTGCGATGACACCTGGGACATGGCAGATGCCAATGTTGTatgcaggcagctgggctgtggatCTGCTGTGTCTGCTCTGAGTGAGGCTGCCTTTGGGGAAGGGACTGGTCCCATCTGGTTGGAGAAGGTGCACTGTAAAGGAACAGAGCTGTCTCTTTGGGACTGTCCTGCCAAACCTTTGTTTGGCAAAAACTGTGATCATAAGGAAGATGCTGCTGTGAATTGCTCTG GTGTGACAGAAACAACAGCATCACCCACGAGAGCAG ATCGCCCCCGCCgccctgccacaggcagcacGAGGCTTTCAGTGCCTGTCATCCTCTGcatcatcctggggacccttcTCTGCCTGGTCCTTGCCATTCTTGCTGGGCAGATCCGAcgtgccagggcacagcagagaggTGA ACTATCCTATGACCCCTTCTCCGAGGCTGTCTATGAAGAGATTGATTATAACCTGatgagggaaaagcagggagTGACTTTCCTCTCAGGTCTGTGC AGCTCAAAACCAAAGGAACAGTTTTATAGAGCAGGCAGTGATGAAGAAAATGGTCCTGGAGCAACTCAAG AGGCCTCTCCACTGCCTGAAAATGCTCTGGAAGATGATTATGATGATGCAACAGAGGCCCCTGGACCTAGAGATGCTTCTCTTTCTGAGCAGAATATACAGGAAATCATTGGGATCCCTGGAGAAAGTGACAGAAACAAGGACTCCCAGACAG ACTGGATTCCCAGAAACAGGACCTCTGAAGCTGAGCGATCCTCATCCCCTGCTCTTGAGGATACGGGCTATGACGACATTGAAGAGCTGGGGCACTGA